The nucleotide window TCTTATCAGACTTGCATGTTCGAATAACACATTTCAGCATTCACAAATCTCCAAATTTTAGACATAGCACTTCTATCGTTAGGATAGTCAAGCATATACTTCTTGAGCTCATTACTTTTTACCATACCATGTTTAACCAGAGAAGAATTCTTGATAAGATTTTCTAAATCGATATTATTAATTTCCTCATAAATTATTTGAGAAAACTCAGCCTTGTCTCTTCGTTTTCTTATATTTTCAGGAAGAATATTTCTCATCGATTCTCTAAATAACACCCTCATATTAACACGATTATTTTCATAGTTATAACTGTAATGCCAAGGTAGACTT belongs to Sulfurovum riftiae and includes:
- a CDS encoding asparagine synthase-related protein, with the protein product QYIDNNPYLIAEKIYGIEFRHPFFDVRLIEFMLSLPWHYSYNYENNRVNMRVLFRESMRNILPENIRKRRDKAEFSQIIYEEINNIDLENLIKNSSLVKHGMVKSNELKKYMLDYPNDRSAMSKIWRFVNAEMCYSNMQV